From Solanum lycopersicum chromosome 4, SLM_r2.1:
tagTTTGACTtaacaagaaagaaagaaaaaaattttgaaatttgtttctaaaataagtcatatttatttgtgtaactgtaaattattttattaaggatAGATTTGatagatattttataattaaattattaataaatatggaaatgtgtcattattttttgaGGTGTTCGCGGTGGTTGTAGTAATAAAATATCAGGATTGTCATTAAGGGGTGTGTCAATGGttgtatcaataaaaaaaaaataatggctAGTAGGATTAGAGCACACAACCTTGATGAATTTTCACTAACGCCTTAACAATTAGATTTTAACTTTTGTCGATAAGTGTTAATActtgtatataattaatatttgacctttttacataatataatttttctgaTAAAAAAATGTTGCTTGACACCCCTCGAGTAAGGGTGAGTCCGCTCCTGCTTTTTGAGATAAATCGTATAAATTGAAACAGGAGTACAAAATAAACTAACTTTAAAAAAACGTAAATCATATAAACTAAAACAGACACTAACCTCTGCTTGGTTGGAGAGACCAAGCTTTGTAACCAGGTAGGTTTTAAGCATGAAGACTGTCACCTTCTCGTCTCTTTTCACATCACACCACaccatatataagaaaaataattaaaaagaaaagtaagtgaccctttctttctttcaacaACACCATCATTAATAAACTGAAAATATTATGTGATGCAGACGTTTGACAACATCTTTTCTATACATGGATGGATAGATAGATATGGATCCATcacacaaattaatttttagtcaAACCAGCTTTTACATACGAATTATAAATTGAGGGCTTAGTTACATCACAAGGATTATATTCTAACGAAATGATTGTCTGTTTACATACAATGATATATGCCCTAAGTTACATGCATTACTATGGCTTGTAAATTGGAGTAATATTTTGAAACTTTCCtagtattaatatatattcacCTAATTTATCCACATATTATGTCATACTAAGTGATCCTCacataaaaagaaattgatcCGTACATAGTTTAAGGGggttaaacaacaaaaaaaaaattaagttcaaGGGACAATAAAACGTCTGCACAAGTTAGGTATGTAActgataattttattataggTCAAGGATTTTTATACCTTATCCACATTAATTGATTCAAGATTGTTGAAGTTcgcttttagttatttaaatagtttttagTAAAATGAGTTATTTAATTTAAGATACAATTGAAACTTAACTATTAGTTAGATTGTTTTAGCTATCGAGATATATTagaattttctaaattttaaattatgtgcTATTTTATGTTAGCTATTTAAAGCCTCTaaatacttaataaaattactaaaactTACTACAAGTCATTTTAATCTATtgaaagatatttcaattaaaattttgtagCCGCATTGACAAATAAAACACCAGCAAAAGATTAATATTAAGACCCACAATCGTTGGGATCTGTTTtccaaagaaaataatgaaaattaagcTATCACATAAAGTTAATTAGTACTCTAATAGGTGTACTTGATTATTGAAACGGttgaattcatttttaattgtcatgttatatatttcaaaattcaattagATTATATTAGTTTGATATTTAAACTAAAAGTTTAGATATACattcaaaaactaaataaaaaatataataaattacaattttttgaatatcaatatggaaaaaaaaatattattatattgatgaaaattCTTATAGTTTAACTCTAAGAAAACCATTATAATTTAAGAAGTACaagatatatattatgtatttgcGGTATATGTTAggaaaaactttttaaatgtgCGCTAATTAATTACTGATGTGACATtgattatatttgtatactaattaaatgtgtatataaTACCATGGCTTATGAATAATTATCAAcacaactttattttaattgatccaaattatattaatgtttaaatatatatatatgtgtgtgtgttatGCACGTATAAGAACCATATATGGAGAACTTACTTGACTCTTATAAACGTTTTTGGAAGCTGAGGTAGAAATTCTCCTTTCCTATCATTATTAACAAACAATGAAAATGTTAAAAgtatgaagaaaatgaaaatttgtgcAAAGAGTTAAAAGCGGTTACCGATTAACTGAGGAACGTAAAGAGAACCAAATTCCTGGTGGGGAATAATGTGGAATTGAGGTATTAGTGCATACAACAAGTGAAGATGAAGACGAAGACGAAGACAAAGATCCCAAATGATTATTTCTAACCACCAttttcatatcatcatcatcacccgatcctaaacctaaccctaatcctaaccctaatcTTAGCTCTAGTTCCTCTTGACCTTGTTGCTCTTTTAATACATCAAAGTGACCTCTTCTTTCAATAGCTGATCCACATGACTCCATACCTAATTAAAGCCCTTTCTTGCAAGTATATTATTACAACgtataaaatgaaaaggaagaagtagaagaagaataGACTATATtacattattgatttttatatatgcCTAACTAAGATTCAATCGAAAGAATAGGAATTGTGGGAGGACAAAGTTATTTCCTAATCACCAGCAGCAACTTTATTTAAAAAGGAAACCTACTTTTCTTTCTCAAACAATCCACAAGAATAAGTAGTAGTCCTGTTTCGTCATTCCATCTCAACTTATGTGatacattcattaattttaattaaccTATTGTTAAAAAacactttttcatattttaaccgtcattttaattcttttcatactcattaaaaaaaagtaaatattaacGATATAATTAGTAGTTTGAAACAATGATCAACTTTGGTCTTGAATTCATTAAAGGACAACTAAAATTGGAATGGAGAGGTATtctatttgtattaaaaaaaatctcttctcTAATTGGAcatttagggtgtgtttggtacgaaggaaaatgttttcctagaaaatattttcctggaaaacaagtagatgttggacttattttctcatgtttagttgttgagtagaaaatatttttcggaaatgatttttagagtttgatttatcaatgaaaatatttttgagagacatcttttatttttactaaattagaaaataatttatgaaattgaaaatattttttaaaaacaatttttatttgggGTGGTGGTGAGGGGTGGGGGTGACATCGGGtaagagtgaaaaaataaaaatgtgaacTTTATcgtatttttcaaaaacaaatttaattttttggggtaggagtttaaaaataaaaatttgaagttgaaaatatttttaaaaagtaaaattattttttggggggAGGGGATGGGGTTTGGgggggcggggggggggggggggggggggctggcCGGTGGGTGGTGAGTGGGAGTCACGGATCGggtaaaaaaagttaaaattgatttttttttctttttataattgttgtttttttttaaaaaaaatgtaatttaaaattagaggagagttttggaaaatgttttccttaatttttgaagggaagtcattttccttaattttgaggaaaacgAGTCGATTTGgataatattttccaaaacttttgtcccaaccaaacataagaaaattgaaaaatatttttcagaaaatattttccttcataccgaACACACTCTTAATCACAAAAATTCTCGTGACACGTTTGAAGTATAACAAtcacaaaatagaaaaatatttcatttaaaagaaataaactcAATAACATCgtattaatacaaataaataaaaatgatgggaatggagtatatatttttttcttattattatttttagaagttGTTTGGTGTGACGCAcaagatataataattttaagaataatataaaaaaaaatttaccatgTGTTTGATAAGAAGTATTAGgcagtttaaaattatttatgctaCTTAGTGCCAGTTTggattaaacttattttttgtttttattttttgaattttaagcactcttttaaattttgtagGTGTTTCGAAAGATTATAAAGTGTTTTTAGCACCCATTTTTAGgtcaaaaaagttttaaaacaagtAAAGTAAAAAGTAATGTATCATCTCCTTTAACTTTTGACTTGTAAGTTAAGTATTACTTTATAATCTtatccaaaaataaatttttgattaaCTTGTTTCCAATCAATTAGTGACCGGAGAAGATTCTTAGGATTAACAAAAAGTTAAAGACATTGAATCGTAGAAGGGATATCTCTGTATTGTATATTCCATTTAGTCCATAAATACATTATTGTAACTTTTTAAATAGcttaaaataagtgaaaattttaaaattcaagaaacTTATTGAGTTCTTATCCtcatatatattcttttaaagTAAGGTTCTTAACTATTATTTTGCATTTTACAGAAGAATAGTttagaaataacaaaaagataGTGCAGTCAGGGGCGGACCTAGTAAGCCAGATGCGGGTGCTCGAGCATCCATTGATTTTcgaaattttttgtatatatatatagaaaatatgatatatatgttataataatttaaatgatcACCCATAAAACAAAAGTAGTTGTAGGTAAGTTGGTTTGAACCTCTGCAATAAGAGGTGCGTGAAGCCATTGGGAAGTGTTTGAATCTTGCTAgtagcattttttttaaaaaaaaatttctagcgAATTTTACACCTGGAAGTGAGCACCCACAacctttaatatttttcttaactaatattatgaaaaaataattaatttatattttaaaattagtatattttaattgatttaattataaaaactaaaattactaagattttatgaatttaatgaaatgGATGAttgacaaataaattaatactaCAAAAAAATGTCAtagattattaaaatatttttaactaaaaacaAATGACTTACAATGTGAAGTCTCAAGTCAATACTActaaaacaaagaaaacaaataacataagacaagttctaaattcaatacaaattagtcttatatcaaatttcaacataatatacataaaaatgattcaaatatatataaaatgtaagcatttaaccttactcaataatgaaatctactttaattttaaaaattagaatactATCAAAACTATGCCAATAAAAAAAAAGCAGGACATAAAatagataatatgaaaaattgcATGAAATCACATGAAGTATAGGTTGAGAATGAGaaggaataaaatataaaaaataaaaataattttttagaatacgaaaaataaaaaagaatttcaaataataaaaacaaaaaataaattaaaacaaaaaaacaaaataaaaataaattaaaaaattaaaaattaatcaacttaTTATTACACATTATAATACGAGAGTAATTCAGAATCCTCTGTGAAAATAATGAATGGAattacccttgttaattatattaaattttcttatgaCCAAATAGTTATTTGACCAACCAAACATGTTAGACTATATATTATACTAAACTCAATTAGCAGGATAGTTTTTCAAATGGAACCTTAATTAATATGGATCAAAGAAAGTATTATATAGTTATATTATCTTGCTCTTTACCGAGGCATAATGGTCCTCCTGTCTATCCCTTTTTCTGAACTTGGTTTTCTTGTTGTCGTTGCATTTGAACAGTAAGAAAGTGGGTAGGGATTATGATGTTGTTGTTTGATTTGTAGTAGTTACTAGGGTGTACGGCTggtatatatgatatataatgaaatgtcatatatatatagtgaaattTTTGATATTGTAATTTTGGCATTATGATATTTGGTACTatctataatatttattttatatttttatgtataatatcgatatttgttaattaaaaataacataaaaaacactaaataccatatatatatatatatataaatatatatatatatatatatatatatatatatatatatatatatatatatatatatataaaacactAACAAATATGTCGTATGTAATATGGAGGAATGTTTTATTTAGAAactcttgtatattttttttttgtatattgtgtATTCCTACATATTGAAAAATAACTAGTAACATtgttatttataaaagtaaaaatcaaatcaaactagtATGGGGTGTCACTCTAACTAACAGATtctaattaaacataaataacaaatcTTAATAAATTTAAGAGTTTTATTCCAACTTTGAATAATTATTTCCAATATTCAAAGTTGTATCTCCTGTCTCTTTTTTCTTATCATTGTTGTTTCATTGGagtatttctttttaatcttcAATTGTTGTAATACTTCTCTTCAATCTTTCAATTGTTGAAgtattctttttcttcaattctcattttttttttgttgtgctGGAGTACTCTCTCCAACTTCCAAGTATTAGAACATCTTCTCTCTAATTCACAATCTATTTTTGCTTGGTTGTATTGGAACTCTTCTCTCCAACTTTTAAGTATGTGAGCATTTTCTCTCCAACTCAAGCGACTTTTCTCTTGATTGTGCTGAAACATTTCTCTTCAATTTTCAAGGTAGATGTCCTTCCCACCAACGTCAATTCTTAATTTTCTGGTGTTGGATGCCTTTTCCACcaactcattttcttttttcttttttatgtttttattttggtGTTTGAGCATTTTCTCCCCAATTTCTAGATGATATTTTTTCCACCAAGTTTCTTTTTACTCCACAACTTTTAAtctagataaatttttttactcttaaacttgtttttttttaaaaaaaaaaaaatctgtaatatttttataagtcTTTTTTCTTAGCACTATTTCATGCATATATCATTCACCCAACGTTTGTCGACATAATCATTGGCCAGATGGGCAACATATATGACTTATAACTGCTCGTCGACAATGGAAACTTGAAGATATTTAATTAGGATCGTAAAAGCTCTGATGccaatttgaatgaaaatattatttataaactcaAAAGTTCTTGAATCTTACTTAAAGTTTTGTCTATTCTATATACTACCTCCttcccattttatgtggcaacATTTGACCAAacacgaagtttaagaaataatgaagattttgaaatatttaccAGAGTGCCCTTCAAAAATGTAAACTAATTTTTCTCTCCCCTCATAAATGTATTAGAATATTATCTTTAAATTAAGTGGGACCAACAAGGGTAAAAGAGGAACTGTATGTTTAAATACTTACCGTATAAGAAAATGTCACATTCTTTTTTGGAttgaccaaaaagaaaattgtgtcacataaaatggaacggagaaaatatatttttaatacattacGTATGTTTCTATATATTTCTATGTATTGAAAATATATAGTAACTTCcatatttataaaagtaaaaatcaaattaaactaGCACTCAGTATCACTCTAACAAACAAATCTTAATTAAACATAATATAAGTATATACCATAAATAACAAATCCTATCAATTTAGGACTTAaactttgaattattattttcaaaataatatattagtaTAAACTAAATATTTAGATGTTACAACTCTATTTTGATTGAGATGAATTTAAATATCACTGCTTAACAATATgtgttgttttttctttcttttgtataatacataaacaagTCCTAAACTAGTTGTGTTTTTCTCCTTAGGTACCTTAACTATgctatttttctattgaataaTTTAACCGCCCgaaatttgttccttttaaacacCGGTGGTTGATGTGGAACCAAATTTTGTGAAGGGTATTAATAAAGGATACATAAGTTGTTTTAGAGCTCATTAATtcaattgatagtgaaaatattcgagaataattgtgtttACTTCAAGTCATTTGAACATATTAGAAAACAATGTGACTAACACATAGTTTGTCTTCATTTCTTCAATCAAAATCACTATAATACAAACACAATTGAAGGCATTTACAATCGAAAagtcgatcaaaatcaaccaacagtttaaaaggaacaaattaaGGGTGGTTCAAttattcaataggaaaatgatGTAATTGAGGTACCTGAGGGAAAACTCAACAagtatagaaatatatttatgagTTCGGCCTATATTTCTACATATGTAATGTGtcaatatgatattattgagatatttttttaaaaaaaattatcaagtcATAACTCTATTACACGAGTATAAATTAgttgaaattaaataaactataattaccaattcataaaaaaaatattgaatcataacgaattaaattaataaggcaacaatataataatattaaaaataaaataccaaAATTATGATACCAAACTTTCACATACTATATCATACCAACCAATGTAGCTAATTCCAGCATCCACACGCAAAGACACTGTGAAATAAACCTACTCTATCATCCACAATGATTTGGATTCTACTTCTTACCTCAGTAGTCAGTAGTACGAATTATTCAGCCTTTCCATCGATTTACTCAAAACTCAgccatatataaattataatcaacTTCCAACTAGCACATATCAAAACAATCTTTTGAGAATTACATATTCTACTTTTACGTTTCCAAATTGTAATCATTTTTCTATTTCTGTAGTTATTTCTTAACTACAACTTTGAACTAAATCAATGCTTAAGTctagaaatttaaattcaaaaaatgagtatttcactaatttatttcaaatgtcCTAATTCCATTATATTCAACATGGTTAAAAATGCTTTTTTCGGGTAATAGAATGGACAAAATGCGGACAATTAAGTCATTTCATGTGAGAGGTGGGGGCATTATGGACActtcctatttattttattcatgtcataatcctttcTTAACAACTAAAGTTAATATTCACTTGAACATTTGCGATTTGTTTCATACAGAGATTAATAGTATAGGGTTTAGTAGTATATGaattgataaaatgaaaaaaatgataaataatagtaAAACTGAATTTCAAtcattattatttgaaatttgcAATGTTTGTTTGTGGCACTTATATTCAGtgacatttgtttttcttaagaTAATATTAACGATATAAGATTAATATTCACAATAAAAGGTAATTTATAGATAAGAAGatggacaaataaaataaaatttaaattgtcaACATAGTAGATATCTGTCACACTAAAATTAagtagtttttatttatattctttttttatctaTCCTTGTTAATAAACTAGTTAACATATTTGCACTTTGTGGGATCATAACAATATTTTAGTGataaatttttcttataaagtagtacatactaaaaaaaaaagaaatatgatcAATACATAGGtaaaaactttaaaatgtttatcataattgtttcaatttataagatacaattttttttttattaattatcaaagaattattatacaaataatgttacttaagtaaaaatataaatagttaaGAATTTTTGTAAGTCATGAGATGAATCAAccaactaataaaaaaataacacaacaCAATACTATttccctatttattttttaaaattaaaattaaagtatatctTGTTATAAAAAAACTTACCATCACAAATAGAGAAAAAACATATTCATTCGTAAAAATGTTCTACATGTAAACCTTGAATATCTGATGTGCAAATTAtagacaaaaatttaaaatcattatattttgagaaaacTAAATGCAGAGGTAATGAAGAGAATCATAGAAAGGAGTTGAGGAGATACGCCATTTACGTAGGAAATATGAATAGAGGAAGGTTTTTGTAATTTATGAGatgtaataaatattataaaaaatttaattattaaacaaattaattagtGAAGAGACTAAAATCATCTTTTCAGTTtcataatgtaacgacctgttagtcgttttgagcagtagagtttatttcttgtaataattgtctgggtcgacggatcccacgacggaccgtcatgggcacgacggaccgtcgagggggtctcattccaaaacatcTGAAAAAAtggggtactgagaacaactctctgaacttcggacggaagagcaggacggaccgtcgtaggcacgacgaaccgtcacagggtcttaaataaaaattgagtctctgaactctgtgatgactcagcaggacggaccgttgcaggcacgacggacagTCACAGACTGTGTAACCCTGACTGgatcggatttctgttaaaagtttttaaggggtgttttggactattcctgcttatgattataaagttagtggtttaatgttaataattcaattacttggggatttaaggagataaccttgaaataaatagtgggttacttttgtcatcttttatacttaattatatggaaattagggtaaaacaaagggattttgaaagaggagaaaattaaaaagaaaaagaagggagaacgagcgagagggagagaagaacgaagaggaaagcaaagaccttggggaatagcttgcttgatcacaattcttcggtggaggtaggttatggtttatgctatttcatagtaaactcttaatagcgaatgatatgtattgggtattattgtaaagtcttctatatgcttaattgtatgcttgcatgatgtgattatgtaattgtaatgggttggaaagatgaggttgtgaatcttaaaccttaaaccctctctgttaatgatgatgccttagtataaaagaaggcttgatgaactaaaataatgaggttaatggatcgggtgtcacgttccgacaccagataatagtggatcgggtgtcacgttccgacaccaggatagtagtaatggatcgggtgtcacgttccgacaccaggatagtaatagtggatcgggtgtcacgttctgacaccaggatagtagtaatggatcgggtgtcacgttccgacaccaggatagtagtaatggatcgggtgtcacgttcctataccaggatagtagtagtggatcgggtgtcatgttccgacaccaggataatagtagtggatcgggtgtcacgttccgacaccaggatagtagaggatcggagtgtcacgttccgacaccaggatagctaaaataatgaatcttgaattatgttaatatattcaggtttaa
This genomic window contains:
- the LOC104647001 gene encoding E3 ubiquitin protein ligase DRIP2, with protein sequence MESCGSAIERRGHFDVLKEQQGQEELELRLGLGLGLGLGSGDDDDMKMVVRNNHLGSLSSSSSSSSLVVCTNTSIPHYSPPGIWFSLRSSVNRKGEFLPQLPKTFIRVKDEKVTVFMLKTYLVTKLGLSNQAEVEISCMGQNLMHTITLKHVRDAIWLPGLVEFLKSNTEFIKSSQGASLNYLMSLDYGKTCL